A genome region from Sulfurovum sp. TSL6 includes the following:
- a CDS encoding SDR family NAD(P)-dependent oxidoreductase, with translation MKNILITGVSSGLGEALATKYLENGDTVYAIGKTIPKKLDHYPHFFFFPYDLSETFMIQSTLKEFFQHRSFDIVILNAGLLGDIKTLSQTDLMDAKAVMEVNVWANKELIDTLHEHAQVKQVIGISSGAAVNGSKGWGAYSLSKAALNMLLSVYAKELPEIHFTALAPGVIRTPMVEHIIEEVDDTLFPSAKRLKENPIQTAGEAAKNLINIFPQLLEYESGSFLDVRTM, from the coding sequence CTGATTACGGGTGTGAGTTCTGGGTTGGGTGAAGCTTTAGCTACAAAATATTTGGAGAATGGTGACACGGTCTATGCCATAGGTAAAACCATTCCAAAAAAACTTGACCATTATCCTCATTTTTTCTTTTTCCCTTATGACCTGAGTGAAACCTTTATGATCCAATCGACACTGAAAGAGTTTTTTCAACACCGCTCATTTGACATAGTGATCCTTAATGCCGGTCTCTTAGGTGACATAAAAACACTCTCTCAAACAGATCTAATGGATGCCAAAGCAGTAATGGAAGTCAATGTCTGGGCAAACAAAGAACTCATAGACACCCTCCATGAACATGCACAGGTAAAACAAGTTATAGGGATAAGCTCAGGTGCTGCAGTGAATGGATCTAAAGGCTGGGGTGCATACTCACTCTCTAAAGCCGCGCTAAACATGTTACTCAGTGTCTATGCCAAAGAGTTACCCGAGATCCATTTTACCGCACTGGCACCGGGGGTTATCCGTACTCCTATGGTTGAGCATATCATAGAAGAAGTGGATGATACCCTATTCCCCTCGGCCAAAAGATTGAAAGAGAACCCTATCCAAACAGCTGGGGAAGCAGCCAAAAATCTTATCAATATTTTCCCTCAACTTCTGGAGTATGAGAGTGGAAGTTTTTTAGATGTAAGGACGATGTAA